In Deltaproteobacteria bacterium, the DNA window CGTGATCGTCGCCGAGAACGTCCGCCTCGGGCGGATCCTGAACGACGCCCTCGACATCGTGGCGGCGCGCATTGCGCTCCACCCGCTCGGCGCGGAGCGCGCCGCGCCGCGGGCGCGCGCCGCCTGAGCACCGGGCTCCTCATGGGCAGCACCGTCCGGCTCGTGCGGAAGATCCTCGGCCGGCTCGTCCCGTACCGGTGGCTCTGCGCCTCGGCCCTCGTCCAGGTGCTGCTGATCGGGGTCTTCGAGCTGGCGAAGCCCTGGCCGCTCAAGGTCATCGTCGACGACGTGCTGGGCGGCCGGCCGCTCGGCTGGCCCGGCCTCGGGACGCTCGGCGGACCGGCGCTGCTCGCGCTCGCGTGCCTCGCGCTGGTGGCGATCTACGGGCTCCTCGGCGTGCTCAGCGTGACCAGCAACTACGCGACCATCAAGGTCGGCCAGCAGATGGTGAACGACTTCCGGAGCGAGCTCTACGCGCACCTCCAGCGCCTCTCGCTCGCCTTCCACAGCCGCCGCCAGGTCGGCGACCTGCTCTACCGGCTCACGGCCGACACCTTCGCCATCCAGACGCTCACCATGAACGGCTTCTTCCCGGTCGTCACCTCCGTCGTCCTGCTGGTCGGGATGCTGGCGGTCATGCTCCGGCTCGACTGGGTGCTCACGCTGATCGCGCTCGCGATCGTGCCGCTGCTCTTCCTG includes these proteins:
- a CDS encoding ABC transporter ATP-binding protein; its protein translation is MGSTVRLVRKILGRLVPYRWLCASALVQVLLIGVFELAKPWPLKVIVDDVLGGRPLGWPGLGTLGGPALLALACLALVAIYGLLGVLSVTSNYATIKVGQQMVNDFRSELYAHLQRLSLAFHSRRQVGDLLYRLTADTFAIQTLTMNGFFPVVTSVVLLVGMLAVMLRLDWVLTLIALAIVPLLFL